The Arachis duranensis cultivar V14167 chromosome 2, aradu.V14167.gnm2.J7QH, whole genome shotgun sequence genome has a window encoding:
- the LOC107476312 gene encoding uncharacterized protein LOC107476312 — translation MESNSSPTQFSLTILFVNPNTKVSVSYSVIDAFLRNSSDDDVAITNLPPFSQSRREWTRVTAQFDLGQDGTFVINNNVSNNGSLEFGIKLITSVKFNYGVFRAGHRELKAACYPLKVVFGARNNNNNNNNGTGNGTAVMHDPSDWCSV, via the coding sequence ATGGAGTCAAACTCGTCTCCGACTCAGTTCTCGCTAACGATCCTCTTCGTGAACCCTAACACCAAGGTGTCTGTCTCTTACTCTGTCATCGACGCGTTCCTCCGTAACAGTTCTGACGATGACGTGGCCATCACGAACCTTCCACCGTTCTCTCAGTCGAGGCGCGAGTGGACACGTGTCACCGCGCAGTTCGATCTGGGTCAAGATGGAACCTTTGTTATAAATAACAATGTTAGTAATAACGGGTCACTGGAATTTGGGATAAAGTTGATTACTTCGGTGAAGTTTAATTATGGGGTTTTCCGTGCTGGGCATCGTGAGTTGAAAGCTGCGTGTTACCCTTTGAAGGTTGTGTTTGGTGCtcgtaataataataataataataacaatggaaCTGGAAATGGAACTGCTGTCATGCATGATCCTTCGGATTGGTGCTCTGTTTGA